Proteins encoded together in one Dermacentor variabilis isolate Ectoservices chromosome 2, ASM5094787v1, whole genome shotgun sequence window:
- the LOC142570403 gene encoding uncharacterized protein LOC142570403, which translates to MRCGTKTVVSRYTTDRYDERTPIPGSPRPDEDLDELASRSKAAGALRLLYNNASRTGATTAQWRQKAALQCDDTSQSSNFVSGAPPYLFDLSKDPCELHNLADAEAELLASMKRKLEEYEATAMAPRLRPVDPNAFPELHSGVWAPWL; encoded by the exons GTACGACGAACGCACTCCGATTCCCGGTAGTCCGAGGCCCGACGAAGACCTGGACGAACTGGCGTCGCGCTCCAAGGCCGCCGGGGCCCTGCGCCTGCTCTACAACAACGCCAGCCGCACCGGAGCGACCACCGCCCAGTGGCGCCAGAAGGCTGCATTGCAGTGCGACGACACGAGCCAATCTTCTAACTTCGTGAGCGGCGCGCCGCCTTACCTGTTCGACTTGAGCAAGGACCCTTGCGAACTGCACAACCTGGCAGATGCCGAGGCTGAG CTGCTGGCGTCGATGAAGCGAAAGCTGGAAGAGTACGAAGCAACGGCCATGGCGCCGAGGCTGAGACCGGTCGACCCGAACGCCTTCCCCGAATTACACAGCGGCGTGTGGGCTCCCTGGCTATAA